In the Pseudomonas sp. ADAK2 genome, one interval contains:
- a CDS encoding DUF2789 domain-containing protein, with the protein MDSPTHDLKGLFDQLGLDSGQKAIDDFIASHSPLPDDKKLIDAEFWTPQQAGFLKEQLREDADWARVVDDLNLRMHQVH; encoded by the coding sequence ATGGATTCACCTACACACGATTTGAAAGGCTTGTTCGACCAGCTCGGCCTGGACTCCGGCCAGAAGGCCATCGACGATTTCATCGCCAGCCACTCACCGCTTCCCGATGACAAGAAACTGATCGACGCCGAGTTCTGGACCCCGCAACAAGCCGGTTTCCTGAAAGAACAACTGCGTGAAGACGCTGATTGGGCGCGGGTGGTCGATGATTTGAACCTGCGGATGCATCAGGTTCACTAG
- a CDS encoding methyl-accepting chemotaxis protein yields MTRDGSLVGHVPAPVLAPKALWLTPTLQSIALVLLLCGMSLGGASLYIGLPVAVLIIWLPRLRSRAIPDTTPADNASAIAELTRDLSYTTSHNALSAAGVAFSVKQLAEKVQSQLDAAKRIVSNAEVMISTEQATSSLSREALGAASEAHQSSAVGRTELIESISRMHQLSQRASASRELIEALSLRSDDIQRVTLVIQSIASQTNLLALNAAIEAARAGEHGRGFAVVADEVRGLAARTATATGEVGEMVADIQQRTAQVVEQIRQLSSDLDIGVKQVEHTGQHLENIARLSAGVELQVGEIARGADTNREQLDSLFHAIEQMRSDLAISDQQTQRLAQAAVQMEGQAETISERLAEVGLDDYHQRIYDLAREGASQIAARFEADIDQGRVSLDDLFDRNYQAIANTSPAKFQTRFDRYTDQVLPAIQEPLLPRHEGLVFAIACTQQGYVPTHNTVFSQPLTGDAQVDAVQNRTKRKFADRTGIRCGSHQQPVLLQTYTRDTGELMHDLSVPIMVKGRHWGGLRLGYKPEKPRGPM; encoded by the coding sequence ATGACGAGAGACGGATCTCTGGTTGGGCATGTGCCTGCACCAGTGCTTGCGCCGAAAGCCCTTTGGCTGACGCCGACCTTGCAAAGCATCGCCCTGGTGCTATTGCTCTGCGGCATGTCCCTGGGCGGTGCATCGCTTTATATCGGCCTGCCGGTGGCCGTGCTGATCATCTGGCTGCCGCGCCTGCGTTCACGGGCGATCCCCGATACGACCCCGGCGGACAACGCCAGTGCGATCGCCGAGCTGACTCGCGACCTTTCCTACACCACCAGTCACAACGCACTGTCTGCAGCGGGCGTGGCCTTTTCGGTCAAGCAGCTGGCGGAGAAGGTGCAATCACAACTCGACGCGGCCAAGCGAATCGTCAGCAACGCCGAAGTGATGATCAGCACCGAACAGGCGACATCGTCACTCAGTCGCGAAGCCTTGGGCGCCGCCAGCGAAGCCCATCAGAGCAGTGCCGTCGGGCGTACCGAGTTGATTGAATCGATCTCGCGCATGCATCAGCTCAGCCAGCGCGCCAGTGCCAGCCGTGAACTGATCGAAGCCCTGAGCCTGCGCAGTGACGACATCCAGCGGGTGACCCTGGTGATCCAGTCCATTGCCAGTCAGACCAATCTGTTGGCGCTGAACGCCGCCATCGAAGCCGCGCGGGCCGGGGAACACGGTCGCGGGTTTGCCGTGGTGGCGGATGAGGTTCGTGGTCTGGCTGCGCGCACGGCGACGGCCACCGGCGAAGTCGGGGAGATGGTCGCCGACATCCAGCAACGCACCGCGCAAGTGGTGGAGCAGATCCGCCAACTCTCCAGCGACCTGGACATTGGCGTCAAGCAGGTCGAACACACCGGCCAGCATCTGGAAAACATTGCGCGGCTGTCTGCCGGTGTGGAACTGCAGGTCGGGGAAATCGCCCGTGGCGCCGACACCAACCGCGAACAACTGGATAGCCTGTTTCATGCCATCGAGCAGATGCGCAGCGACCTGGCGATCAGCGACCAGCAAACCCAGCGTCTGGCTCAGGCGGCGGTGCAGATGGAAGGCCAGGCCGAAACCATCAGCGAACGCCTGGCCGAAGTCGGGCTGGACGATTACCACCAGCGGATTTATGACCTGGCCCGCGAAGGCGCCAGTCAGATTGCCGCGCGCTTCGAAGCGGATATCGACCAGGGCCGGGTCAGCCTCGATGACCTGTTCGATCGCAATTACCAGGCGATTGCCAACACCAGCCCGGCCAAGTTCCAGACCCGTTTCGACCGTTACACCGATCAGGTATTGCCGGCGATCCAGGAACCGTTGCTACCGCGTCATGAAGGTTTGGTGTTTGCCATCGCCTGCACCCAGCAGGGCTATGTGCCGACCCATAACACGGTGTTCAGCCAGCCGCTGACTGGCGATGCTCAGGTTGATGCCGTGCAAAACCGGACCAAGCGCAAGTTTGCCGATCGCACGGGGATTCGCTGTGGCAGCCATCAGCAGCCGGTGTTGTTGCAGACCTATACGCGGGATACGGGCGAGTTGATGCACGATCTGTCGGTGCCGATCATGGTGAAGGGGCGGCATTGGGGTGGGTTGCGGTTGGGCTACAAACCCGAAAAACCAAGGGGACCTATGTAG
- a CDS encoding TraR/DksA family transcriptional regulator, translating to MTKDKLLAMPADDYMNAEQHAFFSELLQNMKVETHERIEQNRIAIESLDTPADPADAASVEEERTWLVNAIDRDQRMLPQLEQALERIKEDSFGWCDDSGEAIGLKRLLISPTTKYCIEAQERHEQIDKHQRQA from the coding sequence ATGACAAAGGACAAGTTGCTGGCCATGCCGGCGGATGACTACATGAATGCCGAGCAACATGCTTTTTTCTCCGAGCTGTTGCAGAACATGAAAGTCGAAACCCACGAGCGTATCGAACAGAATCGCATCGCCATCGAAAGCCTGGACACCCCGGCTGACCCGGCCGACGCAGCTTCCGTTGAAGAAGAGCGCACCTGGCTGGTCAACGCGATCGATCGCGACCAGCGCATGCTGCCTCAGTTGGAACAGGCTCTGGAACGCATCAAAGAAGACAGCTTCGGCTGGTGCGACGACAGCGGCGAGGCCATTGGCCTGAAACGCCTGCTGATCAGCCCGACCACCAAGTACTGCATCGAAGCTCAAGAGCGTCACGAACAGATCGACAAGCACCAGCGTCAGGCCTGA